Genomic segment of Paenibacillus sp. FSL R5-0623:
GCGTGAATGGAAAGGTGGCAAAAGAAGATCTCGATAGTCGGATCTTTGATACCTTAAATATGATTTTGTTAATCATCTGTACGATCGTTATTCTGGTCCCGCTCTGGAATGTCATCATCTCTTCCTTTAGTTCAGGCAAAGCGCTGGCGGAAGGTGGATTCATCTTCTGGTCACCGGAATTCTCGCTGGAGAATTACAGAGCTGTATTCAATGATCAGGGCATCTGGCAGGCCTTCTTCATATCAGTTTCCAAAACAACGATTGGCGTTGTTACACATGTGTTCTTCTGTGCCATGGTTGGATACGGTCTGAGCAAAAAGTACATAAGAGGCCGTAAATTATACGTTGCCATGGGTGTTATTACCATGTTCTTCTCGGGCGGCATGATCCCGACATACCTGTTAATCAAATCACTTGGCCTGCTTAACAGCTTCTGGGTGTACATTATTCCGGCGTTATTCAGCTTCTATGATGTCGTGATTCTGATGAATTTCTTCCGGAATGTACCGGATTCTCTGGAAGAATCGGCCAAGATTGACGGCGCAGGGGATTGGCATATTTTCCTGAAAATCTTCATTCCACTCTCCATGCCTGCCATGGCGACAATTGCGCTATTTAATGGGGTGGGGCAATGGAACGACTTCATGACAACCAAGTTATACATTACCGATCAGTCATTGTATCCACTTCAGATGATGCTGTATGAGATTATCGTTCAGTCCCAGACACAATCCATGCAAAATGTCGGGGGTTCAGCTGTCATTGAAACAACGACCAAAGGTGTGCAGTTGGCCACGATTGTCATTACAACACTCCCTATTGTGCTGATCTATCCCATCGTTCAGAGATACTTTATCTCGGGAATGATGCTCGGAGCAGTCAAGGAATAGGAGCAACAAACACCCCATTTTGAGGAGGAACAAAAATATGTTGAAGTTGAATAAGGCATCAGGCAAAAAAGGAATTAAATTGCTCGCAACACTGCTCACAGCCGTACTTATGATTACAGGTTGCAGTGGTGGATCTGGGGGCTCCAGTGAAGGGAACTGGGTATCCATTGAAGATCGTTATACGGTTGACCCGGAAAAGCCGGCTTGGCAGTTGGATAAAAAGGAAGAGGCTACCGACCTGACCTGGTACGTCAATGCTGACTGGTGGAACACTGATTTTGGCAAGGACATTGTCACCAAGAAAATCAAAGAGGATCTGAACATCAATATTAAATTCATCACGGGTGATGATACCAAGTTAAACACCTTTTTCGCCGGTGGAGATATGCCAGACTTGCTTACAGTATTTGACTCGAATTCTCCTGTGGTACAAAAAGCTGCAACCTGGGCGATGCCGCTGAACGATCTGGCGGAAAAATATGATCCTTACTTCAATAAAGTTGCGGCTGCCGATACATTGAACTGGTTCCAGTTGGCAGATGGTAAAACCTATGGTTACCCGAACTATTCCAATACACAAGAGGATTATGATAGCGGTAACATTCCTGCCAAAACGGCATTTATCATTCGTAAGGATGTGTACGAAGCTTTGGGTAGTCCGGTCATTGGAACGCCAGAAGAATTCCAGAGTGTGATGAAACGAATTAAGCAAGAGTTCCCTGCGCTGATTCCGTTTGGATTCAACTCTATTGGTGAAGGAACAGGTTCACTCGGGGATACGTTGCAAGATTTCATCGGTGTTCCGCTGGAGACTGAATCAGGAGAATTCTATGATCGCAATCTGGATGAAGATTACCTCACGTGGTTGAAAACATTGAACACCGTGTACAGAGACGGCAATATCAGTGATGACAGTTTTGCCGATGATGGAACCGCTTTTGAAGAAAAAGTGAAGTCCGGTAAATATGCAACGATGCTGCTTGACGGTACACCTCAACAAGGAGGAAACTTGCAAATCTACATGAGTGCGAATCCAGGCAAAGAATATGTTGCTATCGATGGACCGCAGAGTACCAAAGGTAATGCGCCAACATTGAATCAATCCGGAATAACCGGGTGGATGATCAATTTCATTTCCAAGGACTGTAAAGATCCGGCCAAGGCCATTCAGATATTCACATACTTGCTGAGTGAAGAGGGACAGACACTTATGAATTACGGGATCGAAGGGGAGACCTTCCAAACCAAAGCCGACGGTAGTGTAGAATTGCTGCCAGCAGTGAAAGACATGCAACTCAATAACGCGGATCAATTCAAAAAGGATTATCGGATGGGTGAGTTTATGTTCTTCGGTCATGACCGCCACAAAGCACTCAGTGCAGATGCATTTCCGGAAGCGATTAAACAGATGCAGGAGTGGGGCAAAGGCAAGCTGAAACCACACTTTATTCTGGAGAATATTAGCCCGGATCAAGGTACACCTGAAGCTCGTGCGTTGTCAGCAATCAATACGAAGTGGAATACAACACTGGTCAGTATGGTACGTTCCAAGGATGATGCCTCGTATGACAATGCACTGGCTTCTTACAAGTCATTTTTAGGTGAGAACCGTTGGGAAGAGATTGTGAAGGTACGCAGTGAAAAGATGAAATTGAACAAAGAGAAACTAGGCATTCAATAATAGAAATACAAAGGAGAATCCTATGACTACATTCAAAATGTACAAATCCACGGGTGAAGAAGATTTATTCGTATCTCTATCCCAAGAGCAATTAAAGCCTCTGGATGCTGATAAGGAGACAACGACCATCCATCTGGATGATCAGCTAATGTATCAGGAGATGGACGGATTTGGTGCTTCTTTTACCGATTCATCTGCTTATCTAATCAACCAAATCTTGAATGAGGAACAACGGGATGAGGTCATGACCCGACTATTCCATCCAGAGAAAGGGATCGGGCTGTCGGTCATCCGTAATCCGATGGGCGCTTCGGACTATGCGAGAACGGTATACAGTTATAACGATATGCCAGAACAGCAGACAGACCCCGAATTAACCCAATTCAGCATTGCACATGATGAAGGGGACGTTATTCCTTTAACACAAAAGGCGTTGGCATTGAATCCTGAACTGAAGCTGTTTGCTTCACCATGGAGTGCACCCGGATGGATGAAAACGAGTGGATCAATGATCACCGGACAGTTGAAGGCTGAATGGTATCCCGTTTATGCTGAATATTTCGTGAAATACATTCAAGCCTATGCCAAGCATGGATTACCAATCCATGCCATCACACCACAGAATGAGGCGCTGTATGAACCAGGGCACTATCCTGGTATGTTGATGCCAGCCGAAGCCCAAGCAGACTTTATCAAAAACCATCTTAAACCAGCCTTTGTTAAAAACAATATTCAAACCAAAATTCTCTGTTACGATCACAACTGGGATCAACCGGACTATTCACTGACCGTGCTGGAACAAGCAGGAGAGGAAGTAGACGGAGTGGCCTGGCACTGGTACGGGGGCGATGCATCTGCTCAAACGAAGGTTTATGAAGCTTTTGCAGGTAAAGAAGTGCATTTCACTGAAGGTTCAGGTGGAGAGTGGATTCCGCCATTTGAGCAGGCCTTCTCAAATGTGATGCGAACGGGAATTCAGATTCTTCGCAATTATAGCAAGTCCTTTGTACTTTGGAATATGGCACTAGATGAGAATAATGGGCCTACGGTTCCTGGTTTTGGTCGGAGTACGTGTCGGGGTATCGTGCAAGTGAATCAGCAAACAAAGGAACTTACGTATACACTTGATTATTATGCTCTGGCTCATTTCAGTGCTGTGATCCGTCCGAAGGCTGTTCGGATTGAATCAACATCCAGTGATGATGGAATTTGTTCTGTGGCTTTTAAAAATGCCGATGGTTCCGTAGCTTTAGTCCTCTTCAATGATGGGGAGGAGACGGGCAACATACAGGTTAAGCTGCGCGACGATGTATTGATGGAGT
This window contains:
- a CDS encoding carbohydrate ABC transporter permease, whose protein sequence is MNGKVAKEDLDSRIFDTLNMILLIICTIVILVPLWNVIISSFSSGKALAEGGFIFWSPEFSLENYRAVFNDQGIWQAFFISVSKTTIGVVTHVFFCAMVGYGLSKKYIRGRKLYVAMGVITMFFSGGMIPTYLLIKSLGLLNSFWVYIIPALFSFYDVVILMNFFRNVPDSLEESAKIDGAGDWHIFLKIFIPLSMPAMATIALFNGVGQWNDFMTTKLYITDQSLYPLQMMLYEIIVQSQTQSMQNVGGSAVIETTTKGVQLATIVITTLPIVLIYPIVQRYFISGMMLGAVKE
- a CDS encoding glycoside hydrolase family 30 beta sandwich domain-containing protein; translated protein: MTTFKMYKSTGEEDLFVSLSQEQLKPLDADKETTTIHLDDQLMYQEMDGFGASFTDSSAYLINQILNEEQRDEVMTRLFHPEKGIGLSVIRNPMGASDYARTVYSYNDMPEQQTDPELTQFSIAHDEGDVIPLTQKALALNPELKLFASPWSAPGWMKTSGSMITGQLKAEWYPVYAEYFVKYIQAYAKHGLPIHAITPQNEALYEPGHYPGMLMPAEAQADFIKNHLKPAFVKNNIQTKILCYDHNWDQPDYSLTVLEQAGEEVDGVAWHWYGGDASAQTKVYEAFAGKEVHFTEGSGGEWIPPFEQAFSNVMRTGIQILRNYSKSFVLWNMALDENNGPTVPGFGRSTCRGIVQVNQQTKELTYTLDYYALAHFSAVIRPKAVRIESTSSDDGICSVAFKNADGSVALVLFNDGEETGNIQVKLRDDVLMEFQLESKSVLSVLITD
- a CDS encoding sugar ABC transporter substrate-binding protein codes for the protein MLKLNKASGKKGIKLLATLLTAVLMITGCSGGSGGSSEGNWVSIEDRYTVDPEKPAWQLDKKEEATDLTWYVNADWWNTDFGKDIVTKKIKEDLNINIKFITGDDTKLNTFFAGGDMPDLLTVFDSNSPVVQKAATWAMPLNDLAEKYDPYFNKVAAADTLNWFQLADGKTYGYPNYSNTQEDYDSGNIPAKTAFIIRKDVYEALGSPVIGTPEEFQSVMKRIKQEFPALIPFGFNSIGEGTGSLGDTLQDFIGVPLETESGEFYDRNLDEDYLTWLKTLNTVYRDGNISDDSFADDGTAFEEKVKSGKYATMLLDGTPQQGGNLQIYMSANPGKEYVAIDGPQSTKGNAPTLNQSGITGWMINFISKDCKDPAKAIQIFTYLLSEEGQTLMNYGIEGETFQTKADGSVELLPAVKDMQLNNADQFKKDYRMGEFMFFGHDRHKALSADAFPEAIKQMQEWGKGKLKPHFILENISPDQGTPEARALSAINTKWNTTLVSMVRSKDDASYDNALASYKSFLGENRWEEIVKVRSEKMKLNKEKLGIQ